The DNA window ATCCTCTGGATGATTTGCATATCTTATTTCTAAACTCATTAAACTTCTCTCCTTTTTTAAACACTATCTTGCTAGCCAACCACCATCAACTGCAATGGTATATCCATTAACATAATCTGAAGCTTTAGATGCTAAGAAAACTGCGGTTCCTCCCACATCTTCAGGTGTTCCCCATCTATTTGCAGGTATTCTTGATAATATTTCTGAACTTCTAGCTTTATCTGCTCTAAGAGCAGCTGTATTATCTGTAGCCATATACCCTGGAGCTATTGCATTTGCATTAATATTATGTTTAGCCCATTCATTTGCCATCAACATAGTAATTCCCTTAACACCAGCTTTACTAGCTGTATATGAAGGTACCCTGATTCCTCCTTGGAAAGAAAGCATAGAAGCAATATTTATGATTTTTCCTCCTGTTTTTTGACGAATAAACTGTTTTGCAACGGCTTGACTAAAGAAAAATACTGTTTTAATATTAATGTTCATAACATCGTCCCAGTCTTTTTCTGAGAAATCCACTGCATCCTCACGTCTAATAATACCTGCATTGTTTACTAATATATCAATCTTTCCGAAGTGATCAACAGCTTTTTTGATAATGTCATCAATTGGTTCAATTGATAATAAATTTGCTTTTACAACAAGAAATTTTTTACCAAGAGCATTAACTTTTTCTTTTGTTTCATTCATTTCCGTAGAACCCACACCTACAATATCAGCTCCAGCCCTTGCAAGACTTAATGCAATCCCTTGCCCAAGACCTGTTCTACAACCAGTAACTATCGCTACTTTACCTTCTAATGAAAAGATGTCCATTGTTACCTCCTCCTTCGTTCCTAATTTTTATTCATGTATTCTTTCGTGATACATTTACACAAAAGAATCACTCGAACTGACAGCACAATCTTTGTTTCAGTTTAATGATACTATCATTTCATTTCTATGTCAATAATTATCTTGAATTTTATAACTTTTTTTAATCATTTTACAGTTTTTGATACTTTTTAGTTTAAAATTGACACTTTAGTTTTATTTAAAGAAGGTTTATTCATCAAAAAACTTTATTGTAGCTACTCCAGAAAATCCATTTTATTAATACAGATAATCATTATTCATAACATACCTATGTTCCAAAGTATGCTTCACTTTTATATATTTCAAAAAATAAAAAAAAATAAAAAAAAATAGTCTTAATATAAAAACCACTATAAATGCGCGGTTTTTATATTAAGACCTATTTTCTACTGAATCTCTTTCAATCAGTTCATGTTTTATCATAATCTTTACATTACTATATACTTGATTAAACAACTGAATCATTTGTTCTACTGCAATTGTTCCCATT is part of the Crassaminicella profunda genome and encodes:
- the kduD gene encoding 2-dehydro-3-deoxy-D-gluconate 5-dehydrogenase KduD; translation: MDIFSLEGKVAIVTGCRTGLGQGIALSLARAGADIVGVGSTEMNETKEKVNALGKKFLVVKANLLSIEPIDDIIKKAVDHFGKIDILVNNAGIIRREDAVDFSEKDWDDVMNINIKTVFFFSQAVAKQFIRQKTGGKIINIASMLSFQGGIRVPSYTASKAGVKGITMLMANEWAKHNINANAIAPGYMATDNTAALRADKARSSEILSRIPANRWGTPEDVGGTAVFLASKASDYVNGYTIAVDGGWLAR